The Flavobacterium psychrophilum genome includes a region encoding these proteins:
- a CDS encoding LysR family transcriptional regulator — MTIQQLRYIVALDEHRHFARAAEVCMVTQPGLTIQLKNLEEEIGVRIFDRTKVPLKPTLLGAEIILRAKRVLHEADAIRNFVVHQKNDLEGNVTLGVISTLSPYFIPQFIKAMKGVVPDMHFTIKETGTGQLLHGLQNGDIDIALMATPTGMPGLKEYPVFNEPFVAFLPEGHSMAKAEFYELSPDDRPNLLLLEHEYCYNAQMLDICELKDSYDKVGEQFNYDINSIETLKNLVRAELGFAIIPQLSVLNEKESTLFKPFKDPKPVREISLVTSDTFSRKLLLEKMSQTIWSCLPETIKQEHAYKKIRWNDSPYFINATAGFL, encoded by the coding sequence ATGACAATTCAGCAATTGCGATACATCGTTGCACTAGACGAACACCGTCATTTTGCGAGGGCGGCAGAGGTGTGTATGGTTACTCAACCCGGATTAACTATTCAACTTAAAAATTTAGAGGAAGAAATAGGTGTCAGGATTTTCGACCGAACCAAAGTACCATTAAAGCCAACTTTACTAGGTGCTGAAATTATTCTTCGGGCTAAACGGGTGCTACATGAGGCCGATGCCATCCGCAATTTTGTGGTACATCAAAAAAATGACCTTGAAGGTAATGTAACACTTGGAGTGATAAGCACATTGTCACCTTATTTTATTCCGCAGTTTATAAAAGCAATGAAGGGCGTCGTTCCCGATATGCACTTTACGATTAAGGAAACCGGTACGGGACAATTACTTCATGGCTTACAAAACGGCGATATTGATATTGCCCTTATGGCAACGCCTACAGGTATGCCGGGATTAAAGGAATATCCTGTCTTTAATGAGCCATTTGTTGCTTTTTTACCCGAAGGACATTCTATGGCGAAAGCCGAATTTTATGAGCTGAGTCCCGATGACAGGCCTAACCTATTGTTGTTAGAGCATGAATATTGCTACAACGCGCAAATGCTGGATATCTGCGAATTGAAAGATAGCTACGATAAAGTAGGGGAGCAGTTTAATTATGATATTAATTCTATCGAAACCCTGAAAAACCTGGTGAGGGCAGAACTTGGCTTTGCTATCATCCCGCAACTGTCTGTACTCAATGAAAAAGAAAGTACATTATTCAAGCCTTTTAAAGATCCTAAGCCTGTGCGTGAAATAAGCCTTGTAACTTCCGATACTTTTTCGAGAAAGTTGTTGCTTGAAAAAATGAGCCAGACAATATGGAGCTGCCTGCCTGAAACCATAAAACAGGAACATGCCTATAAAAAGATACGATGGAACGACTCACCTTACTTTATAAATGCTACAGCAGGTTTTCTTTAA
- a CDS encoding peroxiredoxin, whose amino-acid sequence MKFTRKANANWQGTGMEGKGLISTESTTLDKAQLSFKTRFADGVGTNPEELIAAAHSGCYTMQLSFLLNEAGFTADNLDTEAQVTFEDGTITKIHLKLEATVPGITEQDFQTAAQKAKEICPVSKLLKAEITLSATLV is encoded by the coding sequence ATGAAATTTACAAGAAAAGCAAACGCAAACTGGCAAGGTACAGGTATGGAAGGTAAAGGATTAATCTCTACTGAAAGCACCACTTTAGATAAGGCACAACTATCATTTAAAACACGTTTTGCAGATGGTGTTGGTACAAACCCAGAAGAACTTATAGCAGCGGCACATTCAGGATGTTACACCATGCAGCTAAGCTTCTTATTAAACGAAGCAGGATTTACGGCAGACAACCTTGACACCGAAGCCCAGGTTACTTTTGAAGATGGTACAATTACTAAAATTCATTTGAAACTGGAAGCTACAGTACCCGGAATTACAGAACAAGATTTCCAGACTGCTGCACAAAAAGCAAAAGAAATATGCCCTGTTTCTAAATTACTAAAAGCAGAAATTACATTATCTGCGACTTTAGTATAA
- a CDS encoding acetyl-CoA acetyltransferase (Catalyzes the synthesis of acetoacetyl coenzyme A from two molecules of acetyl coenzyme A. It can also act as a thiolase, catalyzing the reverse reaction and generating two-carbon units from the four-carbon product of fatty acid oxidation), with protein sequence MNKKVVIVSAVRTPIGSFMGALSTVTASQLGAAAIKGALDKIKLDPKHVDEVIMGNVVQAGVGQAPARQASRFAGLPDSVIATTVNKVCASGMKAVMQAAQAIQLGDADVIVAGGMENMSLIPHYVQMRTGAKFGPATMVDGLQKDGLTDAYDNNAMGVSADATAVEYKITREEQDNFAIESYTRSAAAWDAGKFDNEIVPVAVPQRKGDPIMVTKDEEYTNVKLDKIPSLNAVFTKDGTVTAANASTINDGAAALVIMSEDKANELGLKPLAYIKGYADAEQEPKWFTTTPAKALPKALDKAGISKDDVDFFEFNEAFSVVGLANCKILGLDAAKVNVNGGAVSLGHPLGCSGARIIVTLLNVLEQNNAKTGAAAICNGGGGASAIVIERA encoded by the coding sequence ATGAATAAGAAAGTAGTTATCGTTTCTGCAGTACGTACGCCGATAGGCAGCTTTATGGGTGCATTATCTACCGTAACAGCTTCCCAGCTTGGAGCGGCTGCAATTAAAGGAGCGCTTGATAAAATAAAATTAGATCCTAAACATGTAGACGAAGTTATAATGGGTAATGTGGTTCAGGCAGGTGTTGGCCAGGCTCCGGCAAGGCAGGCATCACGTTTTGCAGGGCTACCTGATTCTGTTATTGCTACTACAGTAAATAAAGTTTGTGCATCGGGTATGAAAGCCGTTATGCAGGCTGCTCAGGCTATTCAACTTGGCGATGCAGATGTTATCGTTGCAGGTGGTATGGAAAACATGAGCCTTATACCGCACTATGTTCAAATGAGGACTGGTGCTAAATTTGGACCTGCTACTATGGTAGATGGTTTACAAAAAGACGGACTTACAGATGCTTATGACAATAACGCTATGGGTGTTAGTGCAGATGCAACTGCTGTTGAATATAAAATTACACGTGAAGAGCAGGATAACTTTGCCATCGAATCGTACACGCGTTCTGCTGCGGCATGGGATGCAGGTAAATTTGATAATGAAATAGTGCCTGTGGCAGTACCTCAGCGTAAAGGTGACCCGATTATGGTTACTAAAGATGAAGAGTATACTAACGTAAAGCTTGACAAAATTCCTTCGCTTAATGCAGTATTTACTAAAGACGGTACTGTTACTGCGGCTAACGCTTCTACCATTAATGATGGTGCTGCTGCACTTGTAATAATGAGCGAAGATAAAGCCAACGAACTTGGCCTTAAACCTCTTGCTTACATAAAAGGTTATGCAGATGCAGAGCAGGAACCAAAATGGTTTACTACAACTCCTGCTAAAGCACTTCCTAAAGCACTAGACAAAGCAGGCATCTCTAAAGATGATGTTGATTTCTTTGAATTCAACGAGGCATTCTCTGTAGTCGGTCTTGCAAACTGCAAAATATTAGGTCTTGACGCTGCTAAGGTTAACGTAAACGGTGGAGCTGTGTCACTTGGTCACCCACTGGGATGTTCCGGTGCAAGGATTATCGTTACGCTTTTAAACGTACTTGAGCAAAACAACGCTAAAACAGGAGCTGCGGCTATCTGTAACGGTGGTGGTGGTGCTTCTGCTATTGTTATTGAAAGAGCTTAA